In Dioscorea cayenensis subsp. rotundata cultivar TDr96_F1 chromosome 11, TDr96_F1_v2_PseudoChromosome.rev07_lg8_w22 25.fasta, whole genome shotgun sequence, a single genomic region encodes these proteins:
- the LOC120271546 gene encoding uncharacterized protein LOC120271546, which translates to MAQELNLDVDGCSFYWMDYLSDNIGRREIKTDADALEMALIVQLHGEVNVTAKEFDDKDQDDNQILDKNEVCMDQDQEQDEDQSMDPDVEHNEDNVDVEPDSDLYDSDYSLSGEENDVHEVSGDGHGAGLGARSVDNIVEGPARDGDDYEIEYGGFRRTAFLFFNR; encoded by the exons ATGGCACAAGAACTAAATTTAGATGTGGATGGCTGTAGTTTCTATTGGATGGATTATCTGAGTGATAATATAGGGAGGAGAGAGATTAAAACTGATGCAGATGCTTTAGAAATGGCCTTAATTGTTCAGTTGCATGGTGAAGTGAATGTCACT gcaaaagaatttgatgataagGACCAGGATGATAATCAAATCCTAGATAAGAATGAAGTTTGTATGGACCAGGACCAAGAACAGGATGAAGATCAAAGCATGGATCCAGATGTAGAGCATAATGAGGACAATGTTGATGTTGAACCTGACAGTGATCTGTATGACTCAGATTATAGTCTTAGTGGTGAGGAAAATGATGTACATGAGGTTAGTGGTGATGGGCATGGTGCTGGGTTAGGTGCTAGATCAGTGGACAATATTGTAGAAGGGCCTGCAAGAGATGGGGATGACTATGAGATTGAGTATGGGGGCTTCAGAAGAACTGCATTCTTGTTCTTCAACAGATGA
- the LOC120271547 gene encoding uncharacterized protein LOC120271547, with protein MDDNSKTLREFVAPSAKQNSSVAEPNHCGLNYNSRISVDAASGGALMNKKVDDAYNLIEDMALNHCQWTSERNTTPKPPGRHEVETLNLIAAKMDALSQKFDKLNANAPSAANITCEICGSTEHLATNCQLIAPPSSESSMEQMNYLHNFSQRPVNNPFSNTYNPGCSNVPRQPPGFQQRISNPQPVRKSNLEALLESFVATQAKQNEEFKQQGQVMNEAIRQLTSKVDSLETHNKMLENQIAQQASSSSRPPGMFPRKPEINPSEHCKAITLRSGKQLEDPKSKQAENENIGVNPSEKNDIQQQTTEYNCRDAEKVDDAPRYTPPKPYIPPVPFPQRLAKAKLDKQFGKFLEVLKKLYINVPFTEALQQMPSYEYKTAELTEECSALIQNKLPPKLKDPGSFSIPCEIGAASFEKALCDLGASVSLMPLSVCKKLDMGELKPTIISLQLADRSVKHPIGILEDIPIKVGKFFVPADFVVLEMEEDTQLPIILGRPFLATAGALIDVKNGKLSLTVGEEKVEFDLANSVKHSFVESSCCRVDLLEQAIKEELPKHISKGSLQLCLVHDELEDD; from the exons ATGGATGATAATAGCAAAACTTTGAGGGAGTTTGTAGCCCCAAGTGCCAAACAAAACAGCTCAGTTGCGGAACCAAATCACTG TGGATTAAACTACAACTCTCGCATTTCAGTTGATGCTGCATCAGGAGGAGCTTTGATGAACAAAAAGGTAGATGACgcttataatttaattgaagaCATGGCTCTCAACCACTGCCAATGGACAAGTGAAAGAAACACCACTCCAAAACCTCCAGGAAGACATGAAGTAGAGACCTTAAACCTAATTGCAGCCAAGATGGATGCTCTAAGTCAAAAATTTGACAAACTGAATGCGAATGCTCCAAGTGCCGCCAATATCACATGTGAAATCTGTGGGTCCACAGAACACCTAGCTACAAACTGTCAGTTGATCGCACCCCCCTCTTCAGAATCATCAATGGAGCAAATGAACTATCTTCACAACTTCAGTCAGAGACCTGTCAACAATCCATTCTCCAACACCTACAACCCTGGTTG CTCTAATGTTCCTAGACAGCCACCAGGATTTCAGCAGAGAATTTCTAATCCACAACCAGTACGGAAATCAAATTTAGAGGCCCTGCTAGAGAGTTTTGTTGCAACACAGGCCAAGCAGAATGAAGAGTTCAAGCAACAAGGTCAAGTTATGAATGAAGCAATTCGGCAGCTTACTTCCAAAGTTGATTCTTTGGAAACTCACAACAAAATGCTGGAAAATCAAATTGCTCAACAAGCAAGTTCTTCATCCAGACCCCCAGGAATGTTTCCAAGAAAACCAGAAATTAATCCAAGTGAACATTGTAAAGCCATAACTCTAAGGAGTGGCAAGCAATTGGAAGATCCAAAGTCAAAACAagcagaaaatgaaaacattggggTGAATCCAAGTGAGAAAAATGATATACAACAGCAAACGACTGAATACAATTGTAGAGATGCAGAAAAAGTTGATGACGCACCGAGATACACACCTCCAAAACCTTACATACCACCTGTACCATTTCCACAAAGGTTAGCCAAGGCCAAGCTGGACaaacaatttggaaagtttCTAGAAGTTCTCAAGAAGCTATACATCAATGTCCCTTTCACAGAAGCTTTGCAACAAATGCCAtcatat GAGTATAAAACAGCGGAATTAACAGAGGAGTGCAGTGCCttaatccaaaacaaattgCCTCCAAAACTGAAGGATCCGGGCAGCTTCTCGATTCCATGCGAAATTGGGGCAGCAAGCTTTGAGAAGGCTCTATGTGATCTAGGTGCAAGTGTAAGCTTGATGCCTTTGTCTGTGTGCAAGAAACTAGACATGGGAGAGTTGAAGCCTACAATAATTTCCTTGCAACTTGCGGATCGATCTGTCAAGCATCCAATAGGTATTCTTGAAGACATCCCAATCAAGGTCGGTAAGTTCTTTGTACCTGCTGATTTTGTGGTattagaaatggaagaagacaCTCAACTTCCAATCATTCTTGGAAGGCCTTTCTTGGCAACTGCAGGGGCACTTATTGATGTCAAAAATGGCAAGCTTTCTTTAACTGTTGGTGAAGAAAAAGTGGAATTTGATTTGGCTAACTCTGTTAAACACTCTTTTGTTGAAAGCTCTTGTTGTAGGGTTGATCTACTTGAACAAGCTATCAAAGAGGAGTTGCCAAAGCACATTTCCAAAGGTTCCCTCCAGCTGTGTTTGGTGCATGATGAGCTGGAAGATGATTAA
- the LOC120271548 gene encoding uncharacterized protein LOC120271548 yields MQPPTTVKAVRSFLGHAEFYRRFIKDFSKIAKPLTNLLANDVPFDFDYDCLDAFCRLKHALITTPIIQLPDWELPFEIMCDASDYALGAMLGQRKEKRLNAIYYASKALDEAQVNYATTEKELLAVVFAFDKFRSYLVGSKVIVYTDHAAIKYLLSKKDAKPRLIRWILLLQEFDLEIRDKKGAENVVADHLSRLHQVVDKNRENELAINDAFPDEQLLRISTIEAPWYADFVNYLVCGILPPDLKFQQKKKFFSDLRHYFWDEPFLYKRCADGILRRCIPEEEAENVLFYCHSSSYGGHCSSSKTATKILQAGFYWPTLFKDTRRFVLACDRCQRTGNISRRHEMPLNYILEVEIFNVWGIDYMGLFPSSCNNRYILVAVDYVSKWVEAIPSPTNDARTVIKLFKRAVKAINFDMKTAGEKRKLQLQELEELRLDAYENSKMYKERTKLWHDKQIFRREFREGDLILLFNSRFKLFPRKLRSRWSGPFIVTKVFPYGAVEVHSETTGTFKVNGQRLKHYIVGEIIEEGRTYALPNPSHH; encoded by the exons ATGCAGCCACCAACCACAGTTAAAGCAGTCCGTAGTTTCCTAGGACATGCAGAATTCTACCGGCGCTTTATaaaggatttctcaaaaattgCAAAACCTTTAACTAATTTGTTAGCTAATGatgttccttttgattttgattatgaCTGTTTGGATGCGTTCTGCAGGTTGAAACATGCATTGATCACTACACCAATAATTCAACTACCTGATTGGGAGTTGCCCTTTGAAATTATGTGCGACGCGAGTGACTACGCGTTAGGGGCTATGCTTGGGCAGcgaaaggaaaagagattaaATGCAATCTATTATGCAAGCAAGGCATTAGACGAAGCCCAAGTTAACTATGCCACAACAGAAAAAGAACTCCTGGCGGTTGTGTTTGCTTTCGACAAATTCAGATCCTACCTTGTTGGCTCCAAAGTGATAGTATACACAGATCATGCTGCGATCAAATATCTTTTAAGCAAAAAGGATGCAAAGCCAAGGCTAATCAGATGGATTCTCCTCCTTCAGGAATTCGATCTTGAGATTCGTGATAAGAAAGGTGCAGAAAATGTAGTAGCTGACCACCTCTCAAGATTACATCAGGTTGTGGACAAGAATAGAGAGAATGAGCTGGCTATTAACGATGCATTTCCTGATGAACAGCTGCTGAGAATTTCCACAATTGAAGCTCCATGGTATGCAGATTTTGTGAACTACCTAGTTTGTGGAATTCTACCACCAGATCTGAAATTCCAGCAGAAGAAAAAGTTCTTTTCAGACTTGAGacactatttttgggatgaacCATTTCTTTACAAGAGATGTGCTGATGGAATACTTCGAAGATGTATCCCCGAAGAAGAAGCAGAAAACGTCCTGTTCTATTGTCATTCTTCATCTTATGGTGGTCACTGTAGCTCTTCAAAAACTGCAACCAAAATACTTCAagctgggttctattggcctaCACTTTTCAAAGACACGAGGAGATTTGTACTTGCTTGTGATCGTTGTCAAAGAACAGGAAACATTTCAAGGAGACATGAAATGCCTCTTAATTACATCCTTGAAGTGGAAATCTTCAATGTTTGGGGAATAGATTATATGGGGCTGTTTCCATCTTCATGCAACAATAGATATATTCTTGTGGCTGTAGATTATGTCTCCAAATGGGTTGAAGCTATTCCGTCCCCAACAAACGATGCCCGAACTGTAATTAAGCTCTTCAAACGG GCAGTCAAGGCTATCAATTTTGATATGAAGACAGCTGGAGAAAAAAGGAAACTTCAACTACAAGAACTGGAAGAATTAAGATTGGATGCCTACGAGAACTCAAAGATGTACAAGGAAAGAACCAAATTATGGCATGACAAGCAGATTTTTCGTAGAGAATTTCGAGAAGGAGATTTGATCTTGCTTTTTAATTCTCGATTCAAGCTTTTTCCAAGGAAATTAAGGTCAAGATGGTCAGGACCTTTCATAGTGACCAAGGTCTTCCCGTATGGCGCTGTTGAAGTTCACAGTGAAACAACAGGCACTTTCAAGGTTAATGGGCAAAGACTGAAGCATTATATTGTTGGAGAAATCATTGAGGAAGGGAGAACTTATGCTCTCCCAAACCCCTCCCATcactaa